The Nitrospinota bacterium genome includes the window ATAAAGCAAAGCATTAAAAGGAAGTTCCAAATTGATGGAGAAGAGAAGAATAAATAAAGGAAGCATATTAGAAGGTTTAATCAAACAATCTGTTTATGAGATAGCAGGAAGGAATCAGGAATATATTTATGGGTTTTCCTATGTTAAAGACTATGTACCTTCAAATGCCAAAGGATTGGATTATTGTATTACCATAGGGCTTAAATTAGATGATGAAATTATCGATAGTATTTCTGATGGTCCTACTCGTAAATATTTAGAACATTACAGAGATGTAAATCAGAAACTTAGAGAGATATCGGATAAGATCAGGAATTCTATCGAAGAAAGTTTAGGATGCAGGGCCGTGGCTTTCCCTCCATCAACACCAGATGAAGTAAAAAAGACCTCTAAATTTCAAAAAGAATTGAGCTCAGACTTTTCTCATAAGATTGGAGCCACAAGGAGCGGTCTGGGATGGATAGGAAAAACTGCTTTGCTTGTTTCTAAGAGATTTGGACCAAGGCTGAGGCTTGTTTCTGTTTTAACAGACTATAAGCTGAAGGTTGGTACGCCCTTAGAAAAAAGCTTATGCAATAACTGTACTATTTGTATTGAGAACTGTCCTGCAATGGCAGGATCGGATATAGATTGGAAACCGAAAATGAAGAGGGAGGAATTTTTTGATGCCTTTAGATGCATGGAAACCTGCAGGGAGTTAACAAAAGAACGCATCGGAGAAACAGAGCTTATCTGCGGTATTTGTGTGTCTCTCTGTCCTCAGGGCAGGTCAAAAGAGTGCTCATATAATAGGTGAGGAGGATAAAAT containing:
- a CDS encoding epoxyqueuosine reductase, with the protein product MEKRRINKGSILEGLIKQSVYEIAGRNQEYIYGFSYVKDYVPSNAKGLDYCITIGLKLDDEIIDSISDGPTRKYLEHYRDVNQKLREISDKIRNSIEESLGCRAVAFPPSTPDEVKKTSKFQKELSSDFSHKIGATRSGLGWIGKTALLVSKRFGPRLRLVSVLTDYKLKVGTPLEKSLCNNCTICIENCPAMAGSDIDWKPKMKREEFFDAFRCMETCRELTKERIGETELICGICVSLCPQGRSKECSYNR